In Cucurbita pepo subsp. pepo cultivar mu-cu-16 chromosome LG04, ASM280686v2, whole genome shotgun sequence, the following are encoded in one genomic region:
- the LOC111793775 gene encoding pectin acetylesterase 10: protein MAKLLLLGFLLSMAFTKWVHAFYPFNLSDSSLFDSYEASFAVTATPLMVPLTLIYGADAKRAVCLDGTLPGYHLHRGYGSGANSWLVQLEGGGWCNNRRNCVYRKNTRRGSSRFMEKQIPFTGILSNKAEENPDFFNWNRVKVRYCDGASFTGDSETKAEQLQFRGQRIWLAAMEELRAKGMRFAKQALLSGCSAGGLASILHCDEFRGLFPSNTKVKCLSDAGLFLDVADISGGHSIRNLFGGVVSYQGAKRNLPSFCTNHLDPTSCFFPQNIIAGIKTPLFLVNAAYDSWQIQSSLAPPSLDPAGYWHDCRLNHAKCNQPQIQFLQGFRNQMLNAVRDFSKSYKNGLFINSCFAHCQTERQDTWFSDNSPVIGNKPIALAVGDWYFDRATVKAVDCAYPCDRSCHHLVFRSG, encoded by the exons ATGGCTAAGCTTTTGCTTCTTGGGTTTCTCTTATCAATGGCTTTTACCAAATGGGTTCATGCCTTTTACCCATTTAATCTCTCTGATTCATCGCTCTTTGATTCTTATGAAGCTTCCTTTGCTGTCACCGCTACTCCTCTCATGGTGCCTCTCACTCTCATTTATGGAGCTGATGCAAAACGAGCAG TCTGTTTGGATGGCACATTGCCTGGATATCACTTGCACCGTGGATATGGGTCGGGAGCTAATAGCTGGCTTGTGCAATTGGAG GGGGGTGGATGGTGTAATAATAGAAGGAATTGTGTCTACCGGAAGAATACGAGGCGTGGATCGTCGAGATTTATGGAGAAGCAAATACCATTTACAGGAATTCTGAGCAACAAAGCTGAAGAAAATCctg atttttttaacTGGAACAGAGTAAAGGTTCGTTACTGTGATGGCGCCTCGTTCACTGGGGATTCTGAGACCAAG GCTGAACAGTTGCAATTTAGAGGACAGCGGATTTGGTTGGCTGCAATGGAAGAATTGAGGGCCAAGGGAATGCGATTTGCGAAACAG GCCTTGCTTTCTGGCTGCTCAGCGGGAGGTTTGGCATCAATTCTACACTGTGATGAGTTTCGAGGCTTGTTTCCTAGTAATACTAAAGTGAAGTGTCTGAGTGATGCTGGACTATTCCTTGACGT GGCTGATATATCTGGTGGGCATTCTATTAGGAACTTATTTGGTGGTGTGGTGAGCTATCAG GGAGCTAAAAGGAATCTGCCATCCTTTTGTACAAACCATCTCGATCCAACTTCG TGTTTCTTCCCACAAAACATAATCGCTGGAATCAAAACGCCACTGTTTCTTGTCAACGCAGCATACGATTCCTGGCAG ATACAATCTAGTCTTGCCCCACCTTCCCTCGACCCGGCCGGGTATTGGCATGATTGTAGGCTGAATCATGCAAAATGTAACCAACCTCagattcaatttcttcaaG GATTCAGGAACCAAATGTTGAATGCTGTAAGGGATTTCTCAAAATCTTACAAAAATGGATTGTTTATTAATTCATGTTTTGCTCACTGCCAAACCGAGCGACAGGATACGTGGTTCAGCGACAATTCCCCCGTCATCGGAAACAAG CCAATTGCTCTGGCTGTAGGAGACTGGTACTTCGACCGAGCAACTGTGAAAGCGGTCGATTGCGCGTATCCTTGTGACAGGAGTTGCCACCATCTGGTTTTTAGAAGCGGGTAG
- the LOC111792709 gene encoding uncharacterized protein LOC111792709, with protein MRPSEKLLMDGGEKLSPKDTTRYRSVVGALQYLSLTRPDISFCVNRVCQFMSSPTSIHWAAVERILHYLHDTIDMGLCLIKFSTDLLSAFLDADWTGNPDDRRSTGGYAIFFGGNLISWSSKKQSMVSRSSTKAEYKVVADATAELIWIQVLLRELGISQA; from the coding sequence ATGCGTCCTAGTGAGAAGTTGTTAATGGATGGTGGTGAAAAGCTCTCGCCTAAGGATACTACTCGCTATCGGAGTGTTGTTGGTGCTCTCCAATATTTGTCTCTGACACGTCCTGATATATCCTTCTGTGTCAATAGAGTGTGTCAGTTCATGTCCTCCCCGACTTCTATACATTGGGCGGCAGTCGAAAGAATTCTCCATTATCTACATGACACTATTGATATGGGCTTGTGTCTTATAAAGTTTAGCACTGATTTGCTGAGTGCCTTTTTGGATGCTGATTGGACCGGGAATCCTGATGATCGTCGAAGCACGGGAGGCTATGCGATCTTCTTTGGTGGCAATCTTATCTCCTGGAGTTCAAAGAAACAATCGATGGTTTCTCGTTCTAGTACGAAGGCCGAATATAAGGTGGTTGCTGATGCCACTGCCGAATTAATTTGGATCCAAGTCCTCTTACGTGAGCTCGGGATCTCGCAAGCGTGA
- the LOC111793709 gene encoding transcription factor MYB61-like: protein MGRHSCCYKQKLRKGLWSPDEDEKLLNYITNHGHGCWSSVPKLAGLQRCGKSCRLRWINYLRPDLKRGPFSQHEEDLIIELHAVLGNRWSQIAAQLPGRTDNEIKNLWNSCIKKKLRQKGIDPNTHKPVSVSADADNDSEKQLPPTSTSHRSNDNSSDEAIETPLPIITSSNSSSQIYSPTQEFFRFQTTTSGSHRASELVEFLSFHNLNYVSEIANPNPNSLCFNQTSHLLPPPSIPLKPTWEGTDFTAAAATASGGNSFFDGGNFPWGLPECGKTEKLNPTAIIREDKKWSEIMENPFMMGNTTGEQNQESQSQNESMYVENLSTAAETEFITESGWQSPTQRQQAQASSGAVYNKHLHTLTVSFGHTL from the exons atggGAAGGCACTCTTGCTGCTATAAACAGAAGCTGAGGAAAGGGCTTTGGTCTCctgatgaagatgaaaagcTTCTTAATTACATAACCAACCACGGCCATGGCTGCTGGAGCTCTGTTCCTAAGCTTGCTG GCCTACAACGCTGTGGGAAGAGCTGCCGCCTTCGATGGATTAACTATCTCAGGCCTGATTTAAAAAGGGGTCCTTTCTCCCAGCACGAAGAGGATTTGATCATTGAGCTTCACGCAGTCCTTGGAAACAG ATGGTCTCAGATTGCTGCTCAGCTACCTGGAAGAACAGATAATGAAATCAAGAACTTGTGGAATTCGTGCAttaagaagaaattgagaCAGAAAGGGATTGACCCCAACACGCATAAGCCTGTCTCTGTGTCGGCTGATGCTGACAATGACAGTGAGAAGCAGCTCCCCCCGACATCCACTTCTCATAGAAGCAACGATAACAGCTCCGATGAAGCCATTGAAACGCCGCTGCCGATCATCACTTCATCCAATTCCAGTTCTCAAATCTATTCCCCAACTCAAGAGTTTTTCCGATTCCAAACCACCACCTCCGGCAGCCACAGAGCTTCTGAATTGGTCGAGTTTCTGTCTTTTCACAATCTCAATTACGTCTCTGAAATCGCAAACCCAAATCCCAATTCTCTCTGTTTCAATCAAACCTCCCACTTACTCCCTCCGCCGTCAATTCCATTAAAACCCACCTGGGAAGGAACCGATttcaccgccgccgccgccactgCAAGTGGCGGAAACAGCTTCTTTGACGGAGGGAACTTCCCATGGGGACTGCCGGAGTGCGGAAAAACAGAGAAACTGAATCCGACAGCAATCATAAGAGAAGACAAGAAATGGTCAGAGATTATGGAGAATCCATTCATGATGGGGAACACAACCGGAGAGCAAAATCAAGAATCTCAATCTCAAAATGAATCAATGTATGTAGAGAATTTAAGTACGGCGGCGGAAACAGAGTTCATAACAGAGAGCGGGTGGCAGAGTCCGACACAGAGACAACAAGCTCAAGCTTCCTCGGGTGCTGTATATAACAAACACCTCCATACTCTTACTGTTTCTTTCGGACATACCCTTTAA